In the genome of bacterium SCSIO 12827, the window GAAGCCCCGCATTGATATGGGTCAAAAATGCCCGCGTCGTGACGGCGGATCAGCGGGCCGCGTTGACCCGCCAGTCATAGGCATGGCCGTCGATTTCCGTGCGCCCGGTCAGACGCGCCTTCAGGTCCGGCCCGGCGTATTGCGTCAGATGCGCCAGCACACCCGCCTCCTCACCGCCGAAATCATTAATGAACCAGTCATAAATCTTGGACACGACCAGCCTGCCGTCGCTGTCGATGCGCACGCCGCGCGGGCTGTTGACGTAGGTTTCCGCCGCCGCCGTCAGCATGCGCTCCGCGGTGTCGCCCGTGAAGGGCCGGGGCGCCAGATCGGGACAGCCGATGGATGCGCAGTTGACGGCGTAATGGATGCGAGGGTCCCGCCAGATCGGGCGCAGGATGCGGTGTTCGATATCGTCGAGGGCGATCTTCTCGCCCTCCACCACGGCCAGTTTCTTGCCCCAGGGACCATCGGAAAACAGGCCCGGCGAGATATCGATATCGCGGATCGAGGACACCGGCCAATGATCGAGGATCACCTTCACCGTAAGCGCGTTATAGAGGTTGATCCAGAACGCCATCTGTTCCCGCCGGTTCAGGCCGGAGACCGCGACCGCCTCCATCTCCGCGACATAGGCCGCGAGGCCCACATGGTCGGCCGCCGTGACGCGGGCGTAATCGACTTGGTTGGCCCCTTGGGGTTCAACGCGCAGATAATGGGCGAGGAAGCGGCCCCAAGCGCCATGATCGACCCGCACCATCGACGTCGGATCATGGGCCAGCCAGCGCGCCCAAAGTTCCGCCTTCGGCCCTGCGGCGGCGGCAGGCAGGGCAAGGACGACGATAAACAGAAAAACGGCGGCGCGGATCATGGATTAGGGTCCTGAAAATCAAGGGTCGGGGGCAACGATGTGATGGGATGACAGGGATAGAATATTCCGCAGGCAGGCGCCCTACACAGCCGTTCACATCCCCGTCACCAGCGTCGAAACGCCCGTCACAGGGCGGAAATCGCCCTTTAACGCCGGTTTAACTGGAAATCCGCGACGATGCCCCTTATATCGGGTCGTTAAATACCCTGGGAAAACGAACATCTTAAGCCTTTGAAGAGGTGCCTTATGGCGATCAAATGGACGCCCGACTCCTGGCGTGGCAAGCCGATCCTTCAGGTTCCGGAATATCCGGACGCGAAGGTCCTGGAAACCGTTGAAACGCAGCTGAAGCGCTGCCCGCCGCTGGTTTTTGCTGGCGAGGCGCGCTCGCTGAAGAAATCCCTGGCCCAAGTGGCCGAGGGTGAGGCCTTCCTGCTGCAGGGCGGTGATTGCGCCGAAAGCTTCGCCGAATTCCATCCGGACAACATCCGCGACACC includes:
- a CDS encoding DUF547 domain-containing protein, which gives rise to MIRAAVFLFIVVLALPAAAAGPKAELWARWLAHDPTSMVRVDHGAWGRFLAHYLRVEPQGANQVDYARVTAADHVGLAAYVAEMEAVAVSGLNRREQMAFWINLYNALTVKVILDHWPVSSIRDIDISPGLFSDGPWGKKLAVVEGEKIALDDIEHRILRPIWRDPRIHYAVNCASIGCPDLAPRPFTGDTAERMLTAAAETYVNSPRGVRIDSDGRLVVSKIYDWFINDFGGEEAGVLAHLTQYAGPDLKARLTGRTEIDGHAYDWRVNAAR